TAACACCTAACAGATTGTCAAGCAATTTAATTTTTATATGGGTTATTAACTGGAAGTTTACATAGGATAATACCCATAAATAAGGCATGAGAATAATCGTTCCGTTAGGAACATAATATCGGTAGGAATAGATAGACAAATCAATCAGTTCCGTAGGAACGATATATTGGTAGAAAATTTATGGAAAGCCATTTACCGATATATTGTCCCTCTGGGACATTATTTGTATGATATTTATTTCTACCGATATGTTCTCCCTATGGGACATTAAATGAAGGATGAGGTAGAATTTTCACATTCTATTTTTTCCCATTTTATCATAAGAAATGGGAGAAGGCAAGCCAAATGGACATAATTGTCTAAAAATATAGAGAGTTATAGCACTAATTTGACATAGTGTAGTAATGGTTCACACATAACTTGTTAATTCACTACGAGTATTTAATTCTAAGTAATGTTTTGAATAATAACTGCTATAGTCGTAACTATTCAGCCACTGATTACCATGGATTAGCACGGATAAATAACAGAGGAGAGAAAGCACAGTGGTAGGAACAGAGCTTGTTCCTATCCGTTCCGTAGGCGGAAGAACTACAAGGGTTGTCCTTATAACTCTAAGGACAGGCAAGTCTCCCAAATACGATTAGCGGGATTTTCCGTGTTTCATCTGTGTACATCCGTGGCTGAATCGTTACCATATTTTTACCTATATCTGAACGCTTACAAAAAATCTTGCGTCCAATAAAAATCAGTATCTCATCCGTGTTCATCTATGGCTGAACAGTTATGATATTTTTTACCTTACTACTTTGATTGTTTTTAAAGTTGGGGCTTCGGGGCCATTAAATCGCATTCCAGCTTTAGACTCAAGATTAATATAATCAATAATCCCTTGAGATATTCTTTCCCCGGGAAAAAGAAGAGGGATACCAGGAGGGAAAGGAACAATTAATTCAGCTGAAATTTCTCCGGATGCGTGAGTGAATTCTATCGTCTTGTGCTTACCAAAGACAGCATCATGTGGAGTTAAAACCTGTTCTGGTAAATCATGTAAGAAGTTTATTAATGGACTATATTTTTTAGATAGCTCTTGTGTTTTTAAAGTATTTATTTCTTCTTTAGAAGTAAAATCCCGCAAGCAAAAAAGTAGATAATCTATATCTTGCTCAGTATCTCCGATACTTATAATCAGGACAATGTTAAACAAATCTGACATCTCTATTTTAATCTTATATTGTTCTTGAAGGATTCGCTCTACTTCATACCCAAGGCAACCTATTTTCTTAACTGTAATTGTTATTCGAGTAGGGTCTAAATCGTAAACTCCGGGTTTGCCAATTAGTTCTTTACCAAAACAGGACAACCCGGGGATTTTATTTACCTCATTTCGTACTTTTGTAGCTAATTCAATTGTTTTTGTTAATAGTTTTTCACCTTCGGTTGCCATTTGCATACGAGCACAATCAAGAGAGGCTCTTAAAATACAAGAAGGACTTGTAGTTTGCAGTAGACTAAGGATTGACTTAACTCGCGCAGGATTTATGCTCTTTCCTTTAATATGAAGCATAGATGCTTGTGTCATCCCAGAAAGCAATTTATGGGTGCTATTAACACACATATCTGCTCCTGCCTCCATAGCGGAAGTGGGAAGTAAAGGATGAAATTTAAAATGAGCTCCCCAGGCTTCATCCACTAAAAGTAACTTATCATAATGATGGGTAATTTGGGCTATTTTTTCAATATCCGTGGTCAATCCATAATAGGTTGGATTAACTATAATTACTGCCTTTGCTTGAGGATGTTTTTTGATTGCCTCTTCGACATCCTCAGGGGTAACATTATAAGGAATATGTAACTCCTCATCCATCTCAGAGGGTATAAATACCGGGACTGCACCAGCTAAGATAACTCCAGAGATAATGGATTTATGAGCATTGCGAGGAACAATAATCTCATCTCCAGAACTACAAACAGAGAGAATCATTACATGGATACCACTTGTCGTCCCATTCACTAAGAAGAAAGATTTATCGGCGCCATAGGCTTGTGCAGTAAATAATTGTGCCTCTTCCAACACCTTCTCATAATTCTCTATATCATCTATATCCAGGTCTAATTTGAGGACTTCTTCTCCTACAAATTTGCGGAATTTTTCAGTACAACCCTTTCCTTGTTTATGTCCAGGAGTATGAAAAGGTAGTGTCTTATCCTCTACATATTTAATCATGGCATCAAAATATGGTGTCTGATATTGTGTTAACATCTTATCCTCCAACTACTATATTCTCTGAATATTTTTTATACCAAAAATACATGATTATACCATACCCAATTATTGGAATGAATATAGTCAATAAGGTATATGGAATTAAACCTAATAATACTAATATCGCAAACAAAACAAAGATTACTACTCCAATACTATCAGTTATAATCCACACCTTAACTTTTGTTGGTGCTTTCTTCCTTCCATGTTCAAAAAACAACAAAATATCCCAAAAAGAATATAAGATAAAAAGACCCGAAACCCAAATCCAATAATAGGTTATTTCTTTTGAGGAAGAAGTATAAATCAGTTTATATATTACAAATAAGATTATTGTATCTGTTGCAAATCGCCATTTAGTTTCTGAATAAGGTTTTTCAAAATCAGTCTCATGAACTATTATCCAATCACTTACGACAACAATGTATGTGAAAAAGAACAAGATATATCCCATTGCACTTGAGATTTTTTCAAAGTTACTAAATCCAATCCCTAATATAACTCCATACATTACATCGATAAAACTAAATAGATATTTTGATTCTTTTTTGACAATAGAGGTCTCTTTATTCATTTTCTAATTTCCAAATCAAATCTTTTGAATTAAATATTCCATATGGAAGTTTATTTGAAACAATATCTTTGAGAAATTCTGGTAATATAAAACAACCTTGATGAATCTCAGGTGTATAATATTTAAAATTCAATCCTCTGTCGTTAATTCTTCTTTTAATTTCTTCAATTTTTATTTCATCAGGTCTAAACGTCTTTGAACCGATAGTAAAACTCCAATAGATCCCAGGATAAGTTGGAACTATTGCGGTATAAACCTTGACCACAGGAAATACTGTTTTCATATTATTGACTACCATTTGAAGCATATTAGGCTGAAATATAGGGGACCCACTCTGTGTAACTATTATTCCACTATCATTCAAATATCGAGCCGCAGTTTGATAGAATTGAGGTGTGAACAAATTTACTGCCTCTCCAATTGGGTCAGTTGAATCTACCAATATTATATCATAAGATTCTTTGCTATTCTGAAGAGTTATGCTTGCCTCAGCAAATATTAAATTTACTCGACTGTCTTTATATGCATCTTTTGATATATCAAGATATTCCTGGCAGATTGAAACTACTTCCTTGTCTAACTCAACCATAGTTACTTTTTCAACAGGATGGCGCAAAACTTCACGCAAAGTGCAACCATCACCACCACCAACAATATAAACAGAACCTGGTTCAGGATGTGTTAGAAGTGGTGAATGAACCAGCATTTCATGATAAATAAATTCATCCGTCTCAGTTAATTGAACGATGTCATCTAAAAGTAACATTTTACCAAATTGATATGAATCTACAATTTTAATATTTTGATAAGCAGATTGCTTTTCGTATAATAGATTTTTAATTTTGTAACTGTGGGCACAATACGGAGTAGCAAAATCTTTAATCCATTCTTCAAACATCTACATTTTCTCCTCTTTGTAATCGCTCAGGTGTAGGTAAAAATATGGTAACTATAACTCAAATGGGTGTGGCTATTCTTAAACGACAGGAGATTTATTGTATCTCCTATGGTTATGTAAAAAAGAGTTAATAAAAAAGTTCCCTTCGGGTATAGATATAAAGTAGCCATCTTAATATCTCTATCAGAGATAGTCTATTTTCAGTTATCTTTGTGTTCTTTGTGTCTCCTTTGAGAACTTTGTGTTTAATAATGTAGGTATCCTTAATTTAACCACAAACCTTACGAAGTTTTTCACAACGCTCACAGAGATATAGATTTATAATGTAATGTTCTTTATAAACAGATTCCTTAAAAAGGAACAGGAAGTCTGTTTTAACCGTCGTCCAAAAGTAGCCACACCCAACTCAAATTTCAAAACGCAAAGATCAAAACTATAACTTAAAACTAAAGAGTTCTCCATCAGTCGCAATAAATCTTAATCAGTCTCTTAGAGAGTTCATAGAGTTATTGTAATTACAATCTCTTAATTCTACAAACTCTTAACTCTATAAACTCTATTAGTTTTAAGGTTTTGAGATGAGGTTTTGAGTTTTGACTTTTGAGTTAATATTGTCCAGCCTAATGGATAGGGCTGAACGGTTACTCCTATTTGTATTTTAATGGTGCACCATGTGGTTTTAAAATCCCTCTTTTAATCTCATGCAAGGTAAAATTTTTTGCCTTGAGTTCTTTTACCAGATAATCTGCGGCATCTTCAGGTTTCAATACTGTTCCACAGGTAAAAACATCACCTGCCGCATAGTTATATTCAGGCCAGGTATGGATGG
Above is a window of bacterium DNA encoding:
- a CDS encoding aminotransferase class I/II-fold pyridoxal phosphate-dependent enzyme — encoded protein: MLTQYQTPYFDAMIKYVEDKTLPFHTPGHKQGKGCTEKFRKFVGEEVLKLDLDIDDIENYEKVLEEAQLFTAQAYGADKSFFLVNGTTSGIHVMILSVCSSGDEIIVPRNAHKSIISGVILAGAVPVFIPSEMDEELHIPYNVTPEDVEEAIKKHPQAKAVIIVNPTYYGLTTDIEKIAQITHHYDKLLLVDEAWGAHFKFHPLLPTSAMEAGADMCVNSTHKLLSGMTQASMLHIKGKSINPARVKSILSLLQTTSPSCILRASLDCARMQMATEGEKLLTKTIELATKVRNEVNKIPGLSCFGKELIGKPGVYDLDPTRITITVKKIGCLGYEVERILQEQYKIKIEMSDLFNIVLIISIGDTEQDIDYLLFCLRDFTSKEEINTLKTQELSKKYSPLINFLHDLPEQVLTPHDAVFGKHKTIEFTHASGEISAELIVPFPPGIPLLFPGERISQGIIDYINLESKAGMRFNGPEAPTLKTIKVVR
- the speE gene encoding polyamine aminopropyltransferase encodes the protein MFEEWIKDFATPYCAHSYKIKNLLYEKQSAYQNIKIVDSYQFGKMLLLDDIVQLTETDEFIYHEMLVHSPLLTHPEPGSVYIVGGGDGCTLREVLRHPVEKVTMVELDKEVVSICQEYLDISKDAYKDSRVNLIFAEASITLQNSKESYDIILVDSTDPIGEAVNLFTPQFYQTAARYLNDSGIIVTQSGSPIFQPNMLQMVVNNMKTVFPVVKVYTAIVPTYPGIYWSFTIGSKTFRPDEIKIEEIKRRINDRGLNFKYYTPEIHQGCFILPEFLKDIVSNKLPYGIFNSKDLIWKLENE